From the genome of Terriglobia bacterium, one region includes:
- a CDS encoding sulfite exporter TauE/SafE family protein encodes MDWLHIFMPISGTEIFWPGLVVLGFGVGMIGGFFGMGGGWMVTPGLNILGFPMAFAIGTDVAQMSGPSLVSTLRHGKFGNVDYRLGLIMVIGTVGGFETGAQMIMWLERIGKIDLYVRVGYLVLLTLIAWLVFTDVSKRRKKEREALASGRQLDALATGIEWHKTLHKIKIPPVVHFKRAGIRCSIWLPILVSFFTGWLAGVLGIGGGLIRMPALIYLIGCPTHIAVGTDLFEIVISGLYGAASYSYKGRTELLAALIMLVGSSIGAQIGSIATKYVKGYGIRVFFGIAVIGCGVSILFKILASAVPSLKGILDISATVLIIGLVSALSLFILMKFIRGVREERALRKESKADLVHA; translated from the coding sequence TTCGGGAACGGAGATATTTTGGCCGGGTCTTGTAGTCCTCGGTTTCGGCGTCGGGATGATCGGTGGGTTCTTTGGCATGGGCGGCGGGTGGATGGTCACACCGGGCCTGAATATCCTCGGATTCCCCATGGCCTTCGCTATTGGCACGGATGTTGCCCAGATGTCCGGTCCATCACTCGTTTCCACATTGCGTCACGGTAAGTTCGGCAACGTGGATTATCGTCTCGGTCTGATCATGGTGATTGGCACCGTCGGCGGTTTTGAGACTGGCGCCCAGATGATCATGTGGCTGGAGAGGATCGGCAAAATTGATCTTTATGTTCGCGTTGGCTACCTTGTGTTACTTACCCTGATCGCCTGGCTGGTGTTCACGGATGTTTCCAAGCGTCGAAAGAAGGAACGCGAAGCGCTGGCCTCCGGGCGGCAGTTGGATGCGCTCGCCACGGGCATAGAGTGGCACAAGACGCTCCACAAGATAAAAATTCCTCCCGTAGTGCACTTCAAACGGGCAGGTATCCGCTGCTCCATCTGGCTGCCTATCCTTGTAAGCTTTTTCACGGGTTGGCTCGCCGGAGTACTGGGCATAGGCGGCGGATTGATCCGCATGCCTGCGCTGATCTACCTGATTGGCTGTCCAACACATATCGCGGTCGGAACCGACCTGTTTGAGATTGTTATCTCCGGCCTGTATGGTGCCGCGTCCTACAGCTACAAGGGTCGGACTGAACTTCTGGCAGCCCTCATCATGCTCGTGGGCTCATCTATCGGCGCGCAGATCGGTTCGATAGCCACCAAGTACGTCAAGGGATATGGCATCCGCGTATTTTTCGGGATCGCGGTTATCGGCTGCGGCGTGTCGATCCTGTTCAAGATCCTTGCCTCAGCAGTGCCCAGCCTAAAAGGGATTCTGGACATCTCCGCGACCGTTCTCATCATAGGACTCGTTTCTGCGTTGTCGCTGTTCATTCTTATGAAGTTCATCCGCGGCGTACGCGAGGAACGCGCTCTGCGCAAGGAGAGCAAGGCTGACCTTGTTCACGCCTGA